The proteins below are encoded in one region of Salvelinus fontinalis isolate EN_2023a chromosome 10, ASM2944872v1, whole genome shotgun sequence:
- the LOC129863700 gene encoding MOB kinase activator 1B, whose amino-acid sequence MSFLFGNRSSKTFKPKKNIPEGSHQYELLKHAEATLGSGNLRMAVMLPDGEDLNEWVAVNTVDFFNQINMLYGTITDFCTEESCPVMSAGPKYEYHWADGTNIKKPIKCSAPKYIDYLMTWVQDQLDDETLFPSKIGVPFKRNFMSVAKTILKRLFRVYAHIYHQHFDSVMQLQEEAHLNTSFKHFIFFVQEFNLIDRKELVPLQDLIEKLTTKDR is encoded by the exons ATGAGCTTTCTATT TGGCAATCGGTCTTCCAAGACCTTCAAGCCCAAGAAGAACATCCCAGAGGGATCTCACCAGTATGAGCTGTTGAAACATGCCGAGGCGACACTGGGCAGTGGGAACTTACGCATGGCTGTCATGCTGCCCGATGGGGAAGACTTGAACGAGTGGGTGGCTGTCAACA CTGTAGATTTCTTCAACCAGATCAACATGCTCTATGGTACCATAACAGACTTCTGCACTGAAGAGAGCTGTCCTGTCATGTCTGCTGGGCCCAA ATATGAGTATCATTGGGCAGATGGAACCAACATCAAAAAGCCGATCAAATGCTCAGCTCCCAAGTACATTGATTACCTAATGACCTGGGTGCAGGACCAGCTCGATGACGAGACACTCTTCCCATCTAAGATAG GTGTCCCGTTCAAGCGAAACTTCATGTCAGTGGCTAAGACCATCCTGAAGCGCCTGTTCAGGGTCTACGCCCACATCTACCACCAGCACTTTGACTCTGTGATGCAGCTGCAGGAGGAGGCCCACCTAAACACCTCGTTCAAACACTTCATCTTCTTCGTTCAG GAGTTTAACTTGATTGACAGGAAAGAGCTGGTCCCACTACAGGATTTGATTGAGAAGCTGACCACCAAGGACAGATAA